GCGCCAAAGAATTACTCACCGGCAAACCTCCCGTTACAGAAACAAAAGGTAATAAAGCAATTGTTTCGGCGCTACGCGAAATTGCTGACGGCAAAGTGCGCTTTAATAAAACCACTGAAGCTGAAGAAAACCCTGACGCTACGACAAACGAGCTAGCAAACGGACACGCTCACTGATATAGTAAACACCTTAGAGCAATTCACGATTTACGTAGTAAAGCGCTCT
This bacterium DNA region includes the following protein-coding sequences:
- a CDS encoding DNA-directed RNA polymerase subunit omega, whose product is MARITVEDCLENETNRFALVRLASKRAKELLTGKPPVTETKGNKAIVSALREIADGKVRFNKTTEAEENPDATTNELANGHAH